A genomic stretch from Acinonyx jubatus isolate Ajub_Pintada_27869175 chromosome E2, VMU_Ajub_asm_v1.0, whole genome shotgun sequence includes:
- the CEACAM20 gene encoding carcinoembryonic antigen-related cell adhesion molecule 20 isoform X3 has product MIVLVLPDGPDPFEIKLESGVSRGEVVEVIEGSTVTFSVETQSHPPPAYTWFLPYDSIPPPTMSSFAIQAVSREHEGTYRCLVSNGATHLLRLGALTVRVLETLTKPHIVPPSLNLVENASSVALTCQTPHEGAGVLCLLRGQALLPSDHLVLSADNRSLVIHGLRRDDTGPYECEVWNWGSRARSEPFRLAMSYGPDRVDITSGSAPGVVGTVEAELNSSLTLRCRAESQPGAEFHWTLEQSTAVHAGQVLIIRALTWEHQGIYGCTASNPLTQLARSASVRVRVVGPQSSLSAGAIGGIAIGILAVIALSAGLGCFLYIRNARRFSREKAEDPIQEAATPTSEEEPHAESCSNWLSPMYANLPKTQGQVGVKKLFNMTMCSFELLWESGGICCHQLPQSSFMRRSHHQ; this is encoded by the exons ATGATTGTTCTTGTCCTTCCAGATGGTCCTGACCCCTTTGAAATCAAGTTGGAGTCTGGCGTATCCCGAGGGGAGGTAGTTGAAGTGATAGAGGGCTCCACTGTGACCTTCTCCGTGGAAACACAGTCTCATCCTCCCCCCGCCTATACCTGGTTTCTCCCCTATGactccatcccacctcccaccatgAGTTCGTTCGCCATCCAAGCTGTGTCCCGGGAACATGAAGGCACGTACAGGTGCTTGGTATCCAACGGTGCTACCCACCTGCTTCGCCTGGGTGCTCTTACAGTTCGAGTCCTTG AAACGCTGACCAAGCCTCACATTGTGCCCCCAAGCCTGAATCTCGTGGAAAATGCCAGCTCCGTGGCCCTGACCTGCCAGACCCCCCATGAGGGGGCTGGAGTCCTGTGCCTCCTGAGGGGCCAGGCTCTCCTGCCCAGCGATCACCTGGTGCTGTCGGCTGACAACAGGAGCCTGGTCATCCACGGCCTCCGGCGGGACGACACAGGACCCTATGAGTGTGAGGTCTGGAACTGGGGCAGCCGGGCACGAAGCGAGCCCTTCAGGCTCGCCATGAGCT ACGGCCCTGACCGAGTGGACATCACCAGCGGGTCTGCGCCCGGGGTGGTCGGCACCGTGGAGGCCGAGCTCAACTCCAGCCTGACCCTGCGGTGCCGGGCGGAGTCCCAGCCGGGCGCTGAGTTTCACTGGACCCTTGAACAGTCCACCGCTGTGCATGCGGGGCAGGTGCTGATCATCCGGGCCCTGACCTGGGAGCACCAGGGGATCTACGGCTGCACGGCCTCCAACCCGCTGACCCAGCTGGCCCGCTCTGCCTCGGTCCGGGTCAGAGTGGTAG GTCCCCAGTCATCCCTGTCTGCAGGAGCCATTGGTGGCATTGCTATCGGGATCCTGGCTGTCATTGCCCTGTCCGCAGGGCTGGGCTGTTTCCTCTACATCAGAAATGCCAGACG GTTCTCAAGGGAAAAAGCAGAGGACCCCATCCAGGAGGCAGCAACACCCACCTCCGAGGAGGAGCCCCATGCAGAGTCCTGTTCCA ATTGGCTGAGCCCCATGTATGCCAATTTACCCAAAACTCAAGGACAGGTTGGAGTCAAAAAG CTCTTCAACATGACAATGTGCAGCTTTGAGCTCCTCTGGGAGTCAGGAGGGAT ATGCTGCCACCAGCTCCCCCAGAGCAGTTTTATGAG AAGGAGCCACCATCAGTAA
- the CEACAM20 gene encoding carcinoembryonic antigen-related cell adhesion molecule 20 isoform X2, protein MIVLVLPDGPDPFEIKLESGVSRGEVVEVIEGSTVTFSVETQSHPPPAYTWFLPYDSIPPPTMSSFAIQAVSREHEGTYRCLVSNGATHLLRLGALTVRVLETLTKPHIVPPSLNLVENASSVALTCQTPHEGAGVLCLLRGQALLPSDHLVLSADNRSLVIHGLRRDDTGPYECEVWNWGSRARSEPFRLAMSYGPDRVDITSGSAPGVVGTVEAELNSSLTLRCRAESQPGAEFHWTLEQSTAVHAGQVLIIRALTWEHQGIYGCTASNPLTQLARSASVRVRVVGPQSSLSAGAIGGIAIGILAVIALSAGLGCFLYIRNARRFSREKAEDPIQEAATPTSEEEPHAESCSNWLSPMYANLPKTQGQVGVKKMLPPAPPEQFYEKEPPSVTPENDSHGPRKPSPEVTLDPLVPTLPKGNAESHYEVLVNPECNIYGQINPSV, encoded by the exons ATGATTGTTCTTGTCCTTCCAGATGGTCCTGACCCCTTTGAAATCAAGTTGGAGTCTGGCGTATCCCGAGGGGAGGTAGTTGAAGTGATAGAGGGCTCCACTGTGACCTTCTCCGTGGAAACACAGTCTCATCCTCCCCCCGCCTATACCTGGTTTCTCCCCTATGactccatcccacctcccaccatgAGTTCGTTCGCCATCCAAGCTGTGTCCCGGGAACATGAAGGCACGTACAGGTGCTTGGTATCCAACGGTGCTACCCACCTGCTTCGCCTGGGTGCTCTTACAGTTCGAGTCCTTG AAACGCTGACCAAGCCTCACATTGTGCCCCCAAGCCTGAATCTCGTGGAAAATGCCAGCTCCGTGGCCCTGACCTGCCAGACCCCCCATGAGGGGGCTGGAGTCCTGTGCCTCCTGAGGGGCCAGGCTCTCCTGCCCAGCGATCACCTGGTGCTGTCGGCTGACAACAGGAGCCTGGTCATCCACGGCCTCCGGCGGGACGACACAGGACCCTATGAGTGTGAGGTCTGGAACTGGGGCAGCCGGGCACGAAGCGAGCCCTTCAGGCTCGCCATGAGCT ACGGCCCTGACCGAGTGGACATCACCAGCGGGTCTGCGCCCGGGGTGGTCGGCACCGTGGAGGCCGAGCTCAACTCCAGCCTGACCCTGCGGTGCCGGGCGGAGTCCCAGCCGGGCGCTGAGTTTCACTGGACCCTTGAACAGTCCACCGCTGTGCATGCGGGGCAGGTGCTGATCATCCGGGCCCTGACCTGGGAGCACCAGGGGATCTACGGCTGCACGGCCTCCAACCCGCTGACCCAGCTGGCCCGCTCTGCCTCGGTCCGGGTCAGAGTGGTAG GTCCCCAGTCATCCCTGTCTGCAGGAGCCATTGGTGGCATTGCTATCGGGATCCTGGCTGTCATTGCCCTGTCCGCAGGGCTGGGCTGTTTCCTCTACATCAGAAATGCCAGACG GTTCTCAAGGGAAAAAGCAGAGGACCCCATCCAGGAGGCAGCAACACCCACCTCCGAGGAGGAGCCCCATGCAGAGTCCTGTTCCA ATTGGCTGAGCCCCATGTATGCCAATTTACCCAAAACTCAAGGACAGGTTGGAGTCAAAAAG ATGCTGCCACCAGCTCCCCCAGAGCAGTTTTATGAG AAGGAGCCACCATCAGTAACCCCCGAGAACGATTCTCATGGCCCCAGAAAACCATCGCCCGAAGTTACATTGGATCCATTGGTCCCCACTCTACCGAAAGGAAACGCAGAATCACACTATGAG GTGCTTGTGAATCCAGAATGCAACATCTACGGCCAAATCAACCCCTCAGTCTAA
- the CEACAM20 gene encoding carcinoembryonic antigen-related cell adhesion molecule 20 isoform X1, whose translation MIVLVLPDGPDPFEIKLESGVSRGEVVEVIEGSTVTFSVETQSHPPPAYTWFLPYDSIPPPTMSSFAIQAVSREHEGTYRCLVSNGATHLLRLGALTVRVLETLTKPHIVPPSLNLVENASSVALTCQTPHEGAGVLCLLRGQALLPSDHLVLSADNRSLVIHGLRRDDTGPYECEVWNWGSRARSEPFRLAMSYGPDRVDITSGSAPGVVGTVEAELNSSLTLRCRAESQPGAEFHWTLEQSTAVHAGQVLIIRALTWEHQGIYGCTASNPLTQLARSASVRVRVVGPQSSLSAGAIGGIAIGILAVIALSAGLGCFLYIRNARRFSREKAEDPIQEAATPTSEEEPHAESCSNWLSPMYANLPKTQGQVGVKKMLPPAPPEQFYEKEPPSVTPENDSHGPRKPSPEVTLDPLVPTLPKGNAESHYEVLLCHPESLDRSRAVTNLLLPP comes from the exons ATGATTGTTCTTGTCCTTCCAGATGGTCCTGACCCCTTTGAAATCAAGTTGGAGTCTGGCGTATCCCGAGGGGAGGTAGTTGAAGTGATAGAGGGCTCCACTGTGACCTTCTCCGTGGAAACACAGTCTCATCCTCCCCCCGCCTATACCTGGTTTCTCCCCTATGactccatcccacctcccaccatgAGTTCGTTCGCCATCCAAGCTGTGTCCCGGGAACATGAAGGCACGTACAGGTGCTTGGTATCCAACGGTGCTACCCACCTGCTTCGCCTGGGTGCTCTTACAGTTCGAGTCCTTG AAACGCTGACCAAGCCTCACATTGTGCCCCCAAGCCTGAATCTCGTGGAAAATGCCAGCTCCGTGGCCCTGACCTGCCAGACCCCCCATGAGGGGGCTGGAGTCCTGTGCCTCCTGAGGGGCCAGGCTCTCCTGCCCAGCGATCACCTGGTGCTGTCGGCTGACAACAGGAGCCTGGTCATCCACGGCCTCCGGCGGGACGACACAGGACCCTATGAGTGTGAGGTCTGGAACTGGGGCAGCCGGGCACGAAGCGAGCCCTTCAGGCTCGCCATGAGCT ACGGCCCTGACCGAGTGGACATCACCAGCGGGTCTGCGCCCGGGGTGGTCGGCACCGTGGAGGCCGAGCTCAACTCCAGCCTGACCCTGCGGTGCCGGGCGGAGTCCCAGCCGGGCGCTGAGTTTCACTGGACCCTTGAACAGTCCACCGCTGTGCATGCGGGGCAGGTGCTGATCATCCGGGCCCTGACCTGGGAGCACCAGGGGATCTACGGCTGCACGGCCTCCAACCCGCTGACCCAGCTGGCCCGCTCTGCCTCGGTCCGGGTCAGAGTGGTAG GTCCCCAGTCATCCCTGTCTGCAGGAGCCATTGGTGGCATTGCTATCGGGATCCTGGCTGTCATTGCCCTGTCCGCAGGGCTGGGCTGTTTCCTCTACATCAGAAATGCCAGACG GTTCTCAAGGGAAAAAGCAGAGGACCCCATCCAGGAGGCAGCAACACCCACCTCCGAGGAGGAGCCCCATGCAGAGTCCTGTTCCA ATTGGCTGAGCCCCATGTATGCCAATTTACCCAAAACTCAAGGACAGGTTGGAGTCAAAAAG ATGCTGCCACCAGCTCCCCCAGAGCAGTTTTATGAG AAGGAGCCACCATCAGTAACCCCCGAGAACGATTCTCATGGCCCCAGAAAACCATCGCCCGAAGTTACATTGGATCCATTGGTCCCCACTCTACCGAAAGGAAACGCAGAATCACACTATGAGGTACTTTTATGCCACCCTGAATCTTTGGATAGGTCAAGAGCTGTCACCAATCTGCTGCTTCCTCCTTGA